In Thermococcus sp. MV5, the following are encoded in one genomic region:
- a CDS encoding ribose-phosphate diphosphokinase: MKVILGSGAYHLAEEIKNKAEKFGKTVAEVEIKTFPDGEKYVRVLEDGEEALVVQSTFNPQNEHLIELLLLGDALKEKGFKHLKAVVPYLAYSRQDRVTKEGESISVRAIMKMIGLYYDELYVFDLHNPKTLEFFPGKAVNLSPAKAIAKYFKNKLGNGLVLAPDKGALERAKAVADILSLDFSYFEKKRISPTEVQMTPVDVDVKGKNVLIVDDIISTGGTMIKAANILRNMGAGKIFVVATHGVFAEGAIERVSAAVDELAVINTIPTPVSKISIVEDILGL; encoded by the coding sequence ATGAAAGTAATTTTAGGTAGCGGGGCCTATCACCTGGCAGAGGAAATTAAGAACAAAGCTGAAAAGTTTGGGAAAACTGTTGCCGAGGTAGAAATAAAAACTTTCCCTGATGGGGAGAAGTATGTTAGAGTGCTTGAAGACGGCGAAGAAGCTTTAGTTGTGCAATCCACATTCAATCCTCAAAATGAGCATCTTATCGAGCTTTTGCTCCTAGGAGATGCGCTCAAAGAAAAAGGATTCAAGCATCTTAAAGCAGTTGTTCCCTACTTGGCATACTCCAGGCAGGACAGAGTAACTAAAGAAGGGGAGTCTATAAGTGTTAGGGCAATCATGAAGATGATTGGGCTTTATTATGATGAACTTTATGTGTTTGATCTCCACAATCCTAAAACACTGGAATTTTTCCCCGGCAAAGCTGTGAATTTAAGTCCTGCTAAGGCAATAGCCAAATACTTTAAAAATAAACTTGGTAACGGTTTAGTTCTTGCACCAGACAAGGGTGCACTAGAAAGAGCAAAGGCTGTTGCGGATATTTTAAGTTTGGACTTCAGTTATTTTGAAAAGAAACGCATATCCCCAACGGAAGTGCAAATGACACCTGTGGATGTAGACGTTAAAGGTAAGAACGTGCTTATAGTAGATGATATTATAAGCACTGGCGGAACCATGATAAAAGCTGCAAATATTCTCAGAAACATGGGAGCAGGTAAAATATTTGTTGTTGCCACACATGGAGTTTTTGCAGAGGGGGCCATTGAAAGAGTAAGCGCTGCTGTTGATGAACTTGCCGTTATAAACACAATTCCTACACCAGTCTCGAAAATAAGCATTGTTGAAGACATTTTGGGGCTTTAA
- the radB gene encoding DNA repair and recombination protein RadB, with protein MLTTGSKALDELLGGGIDKGVLTQIYGPFATGKTTLAMQVGLLNMGKIAYIDTEGGFSPERLAKMAESRGMDANTVLQRFLVFEIFDFKEQRKTISRLKKIVNETFSMIIVDSITNHYRVEENKSAITADLGKQLQVLLWLSRKYNLAVIVTNQVYFDSKQNTLKPIAEHTLGYKCKDIVRLEKLRPGLRIAVLERHRFRPEGGIVYFKITDKGIEDVEKTKSSQTILE; from the coding sequence ATGCTAACCACTGGCAGTAAAGCCCTAGACGAGTTATTAGGAGGAGGTATAGATAAAGGAGTTCTAACACAAATATATGGGCCATTTGCCACTGGAAAGACTACACTAGCAATGCAAGTAGGGCTTTTAAATATGGGGAAGATAGCATATATTGATACTGAAGGAGGGTTTTCTCCAGAAAGGCTAGCCAAAATGGCTGAGTCACGAGGTATGGATGCAAATACGGTTCTTCAAAGATTTCTGGTATTTGAAATATTTGACTTCAAAGAGCAGAGAAAAACCATATCAAGGCTTAAGAAAATTGTTAACGAAACGTTTTCCATGATTATTGTCGACTCAATAACAAACCACTATCGCGTTGAAGAGAACAAAAGTGCTATAACAGCAGATTTAGGAAAACAACTCCAAGTGCTCCTATGGTTATCAAGAAAATACAATTTAGCGGTTATCGTAACTAACCAGGTGTATTTTGACTCAAAACAAAATACGTTAAAGCCGATAGCTGAACACACCCTAGGATACAAATGTAAGGATATAGTGCGTTTAGAGAAATTAAGACCTGGGTTGAGGATAGCTGTCTTGGAGAGACACAGGTTCAGACCAGAGGGCGGGATTGTATATTTTAAAATAACAGATAAAGGAATAGAAGACGTGGAAAAAACTAAATCTTCTCAAACAATTCTTGAGTAA
- a CDS encoding ribonuclease E/G has protein sequence MSTNSEVSVRIRGIYSTALTKLLLDEGFKISQPSQRIVERLNIEKAYDEFDVDIQDKRDSHGIVLVGTKVDEVKKVLEEKFLDVFFRKMPYQLYGIYKGMVVKRDDRYVYVDIGSAIGTLLIEEFPDAMEGDEVLVQVKKNNLLPHLSVLLTIPGDYAVLIPKPIGTQRHVKISRKIREQSERERLRILGLSVDLGEWGVLWRTAAAYKDWNLLRDELIKLSKIAEKLKDADKYSAPAKIVEGRDIYEVEFGGAAKAKLDDIRNTVVPTIEGHHKFKAYDPEFGFAVEIGEGILAKMPSQRKKVSEGFLETLFNKKGPKSGWLFRFEHVKPDGQIIKIGPGEILEVSLNPIKLKVKRYLKPGRFYDGLDVPIEHGDYAITEIEDGKWWFKHSYYDKEGNLKGEYYNICTPVEIYPDKARYVDLEVDIVKWPDGKKEIIDKEELKMHYEDGVISEKLYKAILRLTQELFEKI, from the coding sequence ATGTCTACAAACTCAGAGGTTTCGGTGAGGATTAGAGGAATATACAGTACTGCATTAACAAAACTGCTACTTGACGAAGGGTTTAAGATAAGCCAGCCAAGTCAAAGGATCGTCGAAAGGTTAAACATTGAAAAAGCTTATGATGAGTTCGATGTAGATATTCAGGACAAAAGAGATTCCCATGGTATAGTTTTAGTTGGTACCAAAGTTGATGAAGTTAAAAAGGTTCTTGAAGAAAAATTTTTGGATGTTTTTTTCAGAAAGATGCCATATCAGTTGTATGGTATATACAAAGGAATGGTAGTTAAGAGAGACGACAGATACGTCTATGTTGATATAGGAAGTGCCATTGGGACATTGCTAATTGAAGAATTCCCAGACGCTATGGAAGGAGACGAAGTGCTAGTTCAGGTAAAGAAAAACAACTTGCTCCCACATTTAAGCGTCCTTCTCACTATCCCAGGAGATTATGCAGTTCTTATTCCAAAGCCAATTGGTACACAGAGACACGTTAAAATTTCTAGGAAAATTAGAGAGCAGAGTGAGCGGGAGAGACTTAGAATACTTGGATTAAGTGTGGATTTAGGGGAATGGGGAGTTCTATGGAGGACAGCTGCAGCGTACAAAGATTGGAATTTATTACGAGATGAGCTTATTAAACTTTCAAAAATCGCTGAAAAGCTTAAAGATGCGGATAAATACTCAGCTCCAGCAAAAATCGTAGAAGGAAGAGATATATATGAAGTAGAATTTGGAGGAGCAGCTAAAGCAAAGCTTGACGATATCAGAAACACTGTGGTTCCCACAATAGAGGGTCATCATAAATTCAAGGCCTATGACCCTGAGTTTGGGTTCGCAGTTGAGATAGGGGAAGGGATTCTAGCTAAAATGCCATCCCAGCGGAAAAAAGTTAGTGAAGGCTTTTTAGAGACATTATTTAATAAAAAAGGTCCAAAGTCTGGATGGCTTTTTAGATTCGAACATGTAAAGCCAGATGGCCAAATAATTAAGATTGGGCCAGGGGAAATTTTAGAGGTCTCATTAAACCCGATCAAACTTAAGGTTAAGCGGTATCTAAAGCCTGGTAGGTTCTATGATGGGTTAGATGTGCCGATAGAACACGGAGATTATGCAATAACAGAGATAGAAGATGGTAAATGGTGGTTCAAACACAGCTACTACGACAAAGAAGGGAATTTGAAAGGAGAATACTATAATATTTGTACTCCAGTTGAGATTTATCCAGATAAAGCCCGGTATGTTGATCTAGAAGTTGATATTGTCAAGTGGCCTGATGGAAAGAAGGAGATAATTGATAAAGAAGAACTAAAGATGCACTATGAAGATGGAGTGATAAGCGAAAAGTTATACAAGGCCATATTGAGGCTTACTCAAGAATTGTTTGAGAAGATTTAG
- a CDS encoding DUF1614 domain-containing protein — translation MRRYFFLPLTLPFLIFLVLLLPLLFILFASTITIAFQKLGLPLPVAFTLFWAALIGSFVNIPITEIRSYGPIVKVAKVSFFGITYPVPYIDWGEQKTMVSINVGGALVPISVVLYEFIRLIILNENSLFVRTLVAILISTLISKAFSRPVKGLGIAIPTFIPPLIAASLALLLGGPNKPLVAYASGTMGVLIGADLLNWGKLKELGAPMVSIGGAGTFDGIFLAGIIAVLLV, via the coding sequence TTGAGAAGATATTTTTTCCTGCCTCTGACCTTACCGTTTTTAATTTTCCTGGTCTTGTTATTACCTTTGTTATTCATACTCTTTGCCAGTACAATAACTATTGCTTTCCAGAAGCTGGGACTTCCTTTACCTGTAGCGTTTACTTTATTCTGGGCAGCTTTGATAGGAAGTTTTGTGAATATTCCAATTACAGAAATAAGGAGTTATGGTCCAATCGTAAAGGTAGCGAAAGTATCTTTCTTTGGAATAACTTATCCAGTTCCCTATATTGATTGGGGAGAGCAAAAAACTATGGTGAGTATAAATGTTGGGGGGGCATTAGTTCCAATCAGCGTGGTTCTTTATGAGTTTATTAGGTTGATAATTTTGAATGAGAACTCTCTTTTTGTAAGAACGCTGGTGGCAATTCTGATCTCTACTTTAATAAGCAAGGCATTTTCGAGACCAGTGAAAGGGTTAGGGATAGCGATACCCACTTTTATACCTCCATTAATAGCGGCATCGTTAGCTCTCCTGTTAGGTGGACCAAACAAACCTTTAGTAGCGTATGCTAGCGGAACTATGGGTGTTTTAATTGGAGCTGATCTTTTAAATTGGGGCAAACTTAAAGAATTGGGAGCTCCAATGGTTAGTATAGGAGGGGCTGGAACGTTTGATGGTATATTTTTAGCTGGTATTATAGCGGTTCTCTTAGTATGA
- a CDS encoding MBL fold metallo-hydrolase yields the protein MKIIWYGHACFWIEMRGVKILIDPYEYVNDDAIDGVDYILVTHEHSDHYGKTPLLARLRDATVIGPKTVYLMAISDGITKVREIRGGEEIELENNVRVKAIFVEHPSSQYPLGYLISNGKKTIFHPGDTYYTPIFKNLRGEVDVLFVPISGRSTANVREAANIVEIMRPKITIPMHYGAYSEADPNKLINELREKRVWTLVKVLEIGKPFEI from the coding sequence ATGAAGATTATTTGGTATGGACACGCGTGCTTTTGGATTGAAATGAGAGGGGTAAAAATCCTCATAGATCCTTATGAGTATGTAAATGATGATGCCATAGACGGCGTTGACTACATCCTAGTAACCCATGAGCACAGTGACCACTATGGAAAGACTCCTCTCCTAGCAAGACTCCGAGATGCTACAGTGATTGGACCGAAAACTGTTTATTTAATGGCAATAAGTGATGGAATCACCAAAGTGAGAGAAATAAGAGGAGGAGAAGAGATAGAATTAGAAAACAATGTGAGAGTAAAAGCGATTTTCGTTGAGCATCCCTCCAGCCAATATCCTCTTGGTTACCTTATTTCCAATGGAAAGAAAACTATCTTCCATCCTGGGGATACATATTACACTCCAATTTTCAAAAACTTGCGTGGAGAGGTTGATGTTCTTTTTGTTCCAATAAGTGGGAGATCGACGGCAAATGTGAGAGAAGCTGCAAATATTGTAGAGATCATGCGGCCAAAGATCACAATACCCATGCATTATGGAGCCTATAGTGAGGCTGACCCAAACAAACTTATTAATGAACTCCGAGAGAAAAGGGTTTGGACTCTAGTGAAAGTCTTGGAAATCGGCAAGCCTTTTGAGATTTAA